From one Cyanobacterium stanieri PCC 7202 genomic stretch:
- a CDS encoding nucleotide sugar dehydrogenase (PFAM: UDP-glucose/GDP-mannose dehydrogenase family, NAD binding domain; UDP-glucose/GDP-mannose dehydrogenase family, central domain; UDP-glucose/GDP-mannose dehydrogenase family, UDP binding domain~TIGRFAM: nucleotide sugar dehydrogenase~COGs: COG1004 UDP-glucose 6-dehydrogenase~InterPro IPR001732:IPR014026:IPR014027:IPR017476~KEGG: mar:MAE_18150 UDP-glucose dehydrogenase~PFAM: UDP-glucose/GDP-mannose dehydrogenase; UDP-glucose/GDP-mannose dehydrogenase dimerisation; UDP-glucose/GDP-mannose dehydrogenase~PRIAM: UDP-glucose 6-dehydrogenase~SPTR: Genome sequencing data, contig C314;~TIGRFAM: nucleotide sugar dehydrogenase), which produces MRVCVIGTGYVGLVTGVCLAHIGHDVICIDNNEKKVNLMKQGQSPIYEPGLSDLMRSSMDSGRLSFSTDLAKGVSHGDILFIAVGTPPLPTGESDTRYVEAVAKGIGANLNGGYKVIVNKSTVPIGSGDWVRMIVLDGLKERLGVTQGEGFTMTEEVEACFDVVSNPEFLREGSAVYDTFNPDRIVLGGSNDQAIAMMTELYQPLVNREFSDHKSLPPVPIVVTDLNSAEMIKYAANAFLATKISFINEVANICDRVGADVTQVAKGIGLDSRIGNKFLQAGIGWGGSCFPKDVSALIHTAEDYGYNTELLNAAVNVNKRQRVMVIEKLQHELKILKGKIIGLLGLTFKPDTDDMRDAPALNIIEELNRLGAKVKAYDPIVSQTGISHGLSGVIIESNAQMLADGCDALVLVTDWQEFLELDLSKMAKSMKQPLIIDGRNFLDKGAIEELGFRYVGMGR; this is translated from the coding sequence ATGAGAGTTTGTGTAATTGGTACGGGTTATGTGGGCTTAGTAACTGGGGTATGTCTTGCCCATATTGGACATGATGTTATTTGTATTGACAATAACGAGAAAAAAGTTAATTTAATGAAACAGGGGCAATCCCCTATCTATGAACCGGGTTTATCGGATTTAATGCGCTCTTCCATGGATTCGGGGAGACTGTCTTTTTCCACAGATTTGGCGAAGGGCGTTAGCCATGGTGATATTTTGTTTATTGCGGTGGGTACTCCTCCTTTACCGACAGGGGAAAGTGATACTCGTTATGTGGAGGCTGTGGCTAAAGGAATCGGGGCAAATTTGAATGGTGGCTATAAGGTAATTGTTAATAAATCTACAGTGCCTATCGGTTCGGGGGATTGGGTGCGGATGATTGTTTTAGATGGACTAAAGGAAAGGTTAGGAGTAACTCAGGGAGAAGGTTTTACCATGACTGAGGAGGTAGAGGCTTGTTTTGATGTGGTCAGTAATCCTGAGTTTTTGCGCGAGGGTAGTGCGGTATATGATACTTTTAATCCCGATCGCATCGTATTGGGAGGTTCTAACGATCAGGCGATCGCCATGATGACCGAATTATATCAACCCTTGGTAAATAGAGAATTTTCTGATCACAAATCTTTGCCTCCTGTGCCTATTGTAGTCACGGATTTGAACTCTGCGGAGATGATTAAATATGCCGCTAATGCCTTTTTGGCGACCAAAATTAGCTTTATTAATGAAGTAGCGAATATATGCGATCGCGTGGGGGCAGATGTCACCCAAGTAGCCAAGGGCATAGGTTTAGACTCCCGTATTGGTAACAAATTCTTACAGGCAGGTATTGGTTGGGGGGGATCTTGTTTTCCGAAGGATGTCTCTGCCCTCATCCACACCGCCGAAGACTATGGCTATAATACCGAGTTACTCAATGCCGCAGTAAATGTCAACAAAAGACAGCGAGTGATGGTCATTGAAAAACTACAACATGAATTAAAAATCCTCAAGGGAAAAATTATCGGTTTGCTTGGTTTAACCTTTAAGCCTGATACTGATGATATGCGCGATGCCCCTGCTTTGAATATTATCGAAGAATTAAATCGCTTGGGAGCGAAGGTGAAAGCCTATGATCCTATTGTTTCCCAGACGGGTATCAGTCATGGTTTATCGGGGGTAATTATTGAAAGTAATGCCCAGATGTTGGCGGATGGTTGTGATGCCCTCGTTTTAGTCACCGATTGGCAAGAATTTTTGGAACTTGATCTGAGCAAAATGGCGAAATCCATGAAACAACCTTTAATTATTGATGGGCGTAATTTCCTTGATAAAGGGGCGATCGAAGAGCTAGGTTTCCGATATGTTGGTATGGGAAGATAA
- a CDS encoding methionine adenosyltransferase (PFAM: S-adenosylmethionine synthetase, C-terminal domain; S-adenosylmethionine synthetase, central domain; S-adenosylmethionine synthetase, N-terminal domain~TIGRFAM: S-adenosylmethionine synthetase~COGs: COG0192 S-adenosylmethionine synthetase~InterPro IPR002133~KEGG: cyc:PCC7424_3478 S-adenosylmethionine synthetase~PFAM: S-adenosylmethionine synthetase~PRIAM: Methionine adenosyltransferase~SPTR: S-adenosylmethionine synthase;~TIGRFAM: S-adenosylmethionine synthetase), giving the protein MSRKYLFTSESVTEGHPDKICDQISDTILDALLSEDQYSRVAAEVVVNTGLVLITGEISSKAQVNYIDLARKKIAEIGYTDANNGFSANSCSVLVALDEQSADIAQGVDKAQEQREKLSDDELDKIGAGDQGLMFGFACDETPELMPLPISLAHRMSRRLAAVRKSGELPYLGPDGKTQVTVAYEDDRPVGIDTILISTQHAETIGNITDNDKIQAVLKEAIQETVVNPVFHDLDIKPSNKTRFLLNPTGKFVIGGPQGDSGLTGRKIIIDTYGGYSRHGGGAFSGKDPTKVDRSASYACRYVAKNIVAAGLASKCEVQVSYAIGVAQPVSIFIETFGTAKVPEEKLLSAVKAHFDLRPAGIIQMFDLCSLPSQRGGRFYQDVAAYGHFGRNDLDLPWEKTDKVSALKQELGI; this is encoded by the coding sequence TTGAGTAGAAAATATTTATTTACCTCCGAGTCTGTAACCGAAGGTCATCCCGATAAAATATGTGACCAAATCTCTGATACTATCCTAGATGCTTTATTAAGCGAAGATCAATATAGTAGGGTAGCCGCCGAGGTGGTGGTCAACACAGGATTGGTGCTAATTACTGGGGAAATCTCCTCCAAAGCCCAAGTTAATTACATTGACCTAGCCCGTAAAAAAATTGCTGAAATTGGCTACACCGATGCTAATAATGGTTTTTCTGCCAATAGCTGTTCTGTATTGGTCGCCCTAGACGAGCAGTCGGCTGATATTGCCCAAGGGGTAGACAAAGCCCAAGAACAAAGGGAAAAACTCAGTGACGACGAGTTAGATAAAATTGGGGCAGGAGATCAGGGGTTAATGTTTGGTTTTGCCTGTGACGAAACCCCTGAATTAATGCCCTTACCCATTAGTCTCGCCCATAGGATGTCCAGAAGATTAGCGGCAGTGAGAAAATCTGGCGAATTACCCTACCTAGGGCCAGATGGTAAAACTCAGGTAACTGTAGCCTATGAAGACGATCGCCCCGTAGGCATTGATACCATCCTAATCTCTACTCAACACGCTGAGACCATAGGAAATATCACCGATAACGACAAAATCCAAGCGGTACTAAAAGAAGCCATCCAAGAAACCGTCGTTAACCCCGTATTCCACGACCTAGATATTAAACCATCCAACAAAACCCGTTTCTTGCTCAATCCCACAGGAAAATTTGTCATCGGTGGGCCACAGGGTGACTCTGGTTTAACAGGTAGAAAAATCATCATCGATACCTACGGCGGTTATTCTCGCCATGGGGGTGGTGCATTTTCTGGAAAAGATCCTACCAAAGTAGATCGTAGCGCTTCCTATGCTTGTCGCTATGTTGCCAAAAATATCGTTGCCGCTGGACTTGCTTCTAAATGTGAGGTACAGGTGAGCTATGCTATCGGTGTCGCTCAACCCGTGAGCATTTTTATCGAAACCTTTGGCACTGCCAAAGTGCCAGAAGAAAAATTATTATCTGCGGTGAAAGCTCATTTTGACTTGCGCCCTGCGGGTATTATTCAAATGTTTGATCTTTGTTCTCTTCCTTCCCAAAGGGGTGGACGTTTTTATCAAGATGTGGCGGCTTATGGACATTTTGGTAGAAATGATCTCGATTTACCTTGGGAGAAAACCGACAAGGTATCTGCACTTAAGCAGGAATTAGGAATTTAA
- a CDS encoding hypothetical protein (PFAM: Protein of unknown function (DUF1176)~InterPro IPR018062~KEGG: cyc:PCC7424_1472 putative lipoprotein~SPTR: Putative lipoprotein), with protein MLKASILYYQKVSFLFSVILILQTVLGCENNLLTRLENFTDITSLEDSEIIRRITETEGLRLCNSDSFLISEDNTTIYELKTTEYLIEIFCFVGAYQGTYQYLFYDANQAEHQIISLSFTIFDERGGSLQIGDTSLLTGYPEFDLDLEVLTVDRKARGLGDCGSYAVYQWQDDSFSLQEYRYKGECDGVYIPVEEYPLIYP; from the coding sequence TTGTTAAAGGCAAGTATTTTGTATTATCAAAAAGTCTCATTTTTATTTTCTGTTATTCTAATACTTCAAACAGTTTTAGGTTGTGAAAATAATCTCCTTACAAGGTTAGAAAATTTTACTGATATAACTTCTTTAGAAGATTCAGAAATTATTAGAAGGATCACGGAAACTGAAGGTTTAAGATTATGTAACAGTGATAGTTTCCTTATTTCTGAAGATAATACGACTATTTATGAGTTAAAAACCACAGAATATTTAATAGAAATTTTTTGTTTTGTGGGGGCATATCAAGGTACTTATCAATATCTTTTTTATGATGCTAATCAGGCAGAACATCAAATAATTAGCTTAAGTTTTACGATTTTTGATGAGAGGGGAGGTAGTTTACAAATTGGGGATACTTCTTTGTTGACTGGTTATCCTGAGTTTGATCTGGATCTTGAGGTGTTGACGGTGGATAGGAAGGCGAGGGGATTAGGAGATTGTGGTAGTTATGCGGTTTATCAGTGGCAGGATGATAGTTTTAGTTTACAGGAGTATCGTTATAAGGGGGAGTGTGATGGGGTATATATCCCTGTGGAGGAATATCCTTTGATTTATCCGTAG
- a CDS encoding HicB family protein (PFAM: HicB family~KEGG: cyp:PCC8801_4167 HicB family protein~SPTR: HicB family protein) encodes MINHEHYSYRVIWSAEDQEFVGLCTEFPSLSYLDADRINALEGITNLVKEVIADMEANGENIPEPLSEKNYSGKLLVRIPPELHRQLAREATEEKISLNRYISNKLACF; translated from the coding sequence ATGATTAATCATGAACACTATAGTTACCGAGTAATTTGGTCAGCAGAAGATCAAGAATTTGTCGGGTTATGTACAGAGTTTCCTAGTTTATCTTATCTTGATGCTGATCGCATTAATGCTTTAGAGGGCATTACTAATTTAGTGAAGGAGGTTATAGCGGATATGGAAGCCAATGGGGAAAATATACCTGAACCTCTCTCAGAAAAAAATTATAGTGGAAAACTTTTAGTTCGTATTCCCCCCGAACTTCACCGTCAATTAGCAAGAGAAGCAACGGAGGAAAAAATTAGTTTAAATCGCTATATCAGTAACAAATTAGCTTGTTTTTAA
- a CDS encoding hypothetical protein (KEGG: dol:Dole_2751 hypothetical protein~SPTR: Putative uncharacterized protein), with protein MTKIQKLVAQIRKNPKNVNFNDLVKICDYYFGKPRQQGTSHRVYKTPWQGDPRVNIQEKNGKTKVYQVKQVLAAIVKIEEIIDD; from the coding sequence GTGACAAAAATCCAAAAACTGGTAGCTCAAATAAGAAAAAACCCAAAAAATGTCAATTTTAATGATTTAGTTAAGATATGCGATTATTATTTTGGAAAACCAAGACAACAAGGAACAAGTCATCGAGTCTATAAAACACCTTGGCAAGGCGATCCTCGTGTCAACATTCAAGAAAAAAATGGAAAAACAAAAGTTTATCAAGTAAAACAAGTGTTAGCGGCTATCGTAAAAATAGAGGAAATAATCGATGATTAA
- a CDS encoding sulfite reductase (ferredoxin) (PFAM: Nitrite and sulphite reductase 4Fe-4S domain; Nitrite/Sulfite reductase ferredoxin-like half domain~TIGRFAM: ferredoxin-sulfite reductase~COGs: COG0155 Sulfite reductase beta subunit (hemoprotein)~InterPro IPR006066:IPR005117:IPR006067:IPR011787~KEGG: cyc:PCC7424_2931 sulfite reductase subunit beta~PFAM: nitrite and sulphite reductase 4Fe-4S region; nitrite/sulfite reductase hemoprotein beta-component ferrodoxin domain protein~SPTR: Sulfite reductase, ferredoxin dependent;~TIGRFAM: sulfite reductase, ferredoxin dependent), with translation MTDSSTIEKKRSKVEGIKERSNFLREPVATELKQDTTHFSEDGIQILKFHGSYQQDNRDNRVKGQEKDYQFMLRTRNPGGFIPPQLYLALEQLSEEYGNHTLRVTTRQGYQIHGILKKNLKTVIKTIVQNMGSTLGACGDLNRNVMAPPAPYKNRLDYQYAWEYADKIADLLAPQSGAYYEIWLDGEKAITAEEAPEVKAARQKNLNGTTFEDSAEPIYGTQYMPRKFKCSVTVPGDNSIDVYTHDLSLVVITNKKGELQGFNVLAGGGLGRTHRKEETFARSADEIGYVKKDDVFDLVKAVVATQRDYGDRANRRHARMKYLINDWGVEKFKSKLEEYFGKKIESFKKLPAWKYEDYLGWHEQGDGKLFLGISVENGRVKNDGRFQLKSALKEVITKYELPTRLTANHNIILYEIDPQWQEDINQIFANNGVELDPANVNHLTRYSMACPALPTCGLATTESERILPSIVDRIDTLLAKLGMAEETFVIRMTGCPNGCARPYMAELGFVGSAPNVYQIWLGGCPNQTRLARTYQEKLNIAELEQFLEPLLIYFRDSKKKNETFGDFCHRVGFDALRQYAETYQPSKKKKAMKKGEKKPRAKRNEHRISVNEEWYQKLKTVATEEKKAMNQIVAEALEAYFK, from the coding sequence ATGACAGACAGTTCAACCATTGAGAAAAAACGCTCAAAAGTGGAAGGAATTAAAGAGCGTAGTAACTTTTTAAGAGAACCAGTAGCCACCGAATTAAAGCAAGACACAACCCATTTCAGCGAAGATGGGATTCAAATATTAAAATTTCATGGATCCTATCAACAGGATAACCGAGACAATCGAGTCAAAGGGCAAGAAAAAGACTATCAATTCATGTTACGCACCCGTAACCCAGGGGGATTTATTCCTCCCCAACTTTACCTCGCCCTCGAACAACTATCCGAAGAATATGGCAACCATACCCTCAGAGTCACCACCAGACAGGGGTATCAAATCCACGGCATTCTCAAGAAAAACCTTAAAACCGTTATTAAAACCATTGTTCAGAACATGGGTTCTACCCTTGGCGCCTGTGGTGATTTAAACCGTAATGTCATGGCACCCCCCGCCCCCTACAAAAATCGCTTAGATTATCAATATGCTTGGGAATATGCCGACAAAATCGCTGACTTACTAGCGCCCCAAAGTGGTGCCTATTACGAGATTTGGCTAGATGGAGAAAAAGCCATCACCGCCGAAGAAGCGCCCGAGGTGAAAGCCGCCCGTCAAAAAAACCTCAATGGTACTACCTTTGAGGATTCCGCCGAACCCATCTACGGCACCCAATATATGCCCCGTAAGTTCAAGTGTTCTGTCACCGTACCGGGGGATAACTCCATTGATGTTTATACCCATGACCTTAGTTTGGTGGTAATTACCAATAAAAAAGGTGAACTACAAGGATTCAACGTCTTGGCAGGGGGCGGTTTGGGGCGTACCCATCGCAAAGAGGAAACCTTTGCCCGTAGTGCCGATGAAATCGGTTATGTGAAAAAAGATGATGTTTTTGATTTAGTCAAAGCAGTAGTCGCCACTCAAAGGGATTATGGCGATCGCGCCAATCGTCGTCATGCCAGAATGAAGTATTTAATAAATGATTGGGGGGTAGAAAAATTCAAAAGTAAACTAGAAGAATACTTCGGTAAAAAAATCGAATCCTTCAAAAAACTACCTGCCTGGAAATATGAAGACTACCTCGGATGGCATGAACAAGGAGACGGTAAACTATTCCTTGGTATCTCCGTAGAAAATGGTAGAGTCAAAAACGACGGTAGATTTCAACTCAAATCTGCCCTTAAGGAAGTAATCACCAAATATGAGTTACCCACCCGTCTAACTGCCAACCACAATATCATTCTCTATGAAATTGATCCCCAGTGGCAAGAAGACATCAACCAAATTTTTGCCAATAACGGTGTAGAATTAGATCCTGCCAATGTAAACCATCTGACTCGCTATTCCATGGCTTGTCCTGCACTACCCACCTGCGGACTAGCTACCACCGAATCCGAGCGCATTTTACCTAGTATTGTCGATCGCATCGACACCTTATTAGCTAAACTCGGTATGGCAGAAGAAACCTTCGTTATTCGGATGACAGGATGTCCTAATGGTTGCGCCCGCCCCTACATGGCAGAATTAGGCTTTGTCGGTTCAGCACCCAATGTTTACCAAATCTGGTTAGGGGGTTGTCCAAATCAAACCCGATTGGCGCGCACTTACCAAGAAAAGCTCAACATTGCGGAATTAGAGCAGTTTTTAGAACCTCTTTTGATTTATTTCCGTGATAGTAAAAAGAAAAATGAAACTTTCGGCGATTTTTGTCACCGTGTTGGTTTTGATGCCCTCAGACAATATGCCGAGACTTATCAACCTAGTAAGAAGAAAAAAGCAATGAAAAAAGGCGAGAAGAAACCCCGTGCAAAACGTAATGAGCATCGTATCAGCGTTAATGAGGAGTGGTATCAGAAGTTAAAAACTGTTGCCACGGAGGAGAAAAAGGCGATGAATCAAATTGTAGCGGAGGCTTTGGAAGCCTATTTTAAATAG
- a CDS encoding hypothetical protein (KEGG: npu:Npun_DR014 hypothetical protein~SPTR: Putative uncharacterized protein), whose protein sequence is MVFKNFFNNKKEKNNIVLAPQKSEPKTRLEELEAEIIEPKIKETPRQKTNKIKSSLRQFLITCIGVGIPIGFLYIANLPYTAIRRPVNNHAPILLLPSQIVVENNFKKALNLTEQAEQLIDNATDFPDLELGAQRLAEGKIYLDRIPIIAQNELMGYGGGSRGFFRSSFSGSRFMNMRRKVGELEAKVFQGNNARVTLDRLETELTAIKTQYQNSNSDTEKRQIIQQWRTMLNEFNLISNATFAGTIAQQKLVAHQADFEDVVGFSANNERALTFMATAQDFANLAQGRSQSPPYTVREWSEIESLWQNAINELGNIPSTDLEGYRQANRFIVQYEDNLRQVRLNKERENEALSYLQNAENMINNYRRNSINLDDSPNNVNRRIVQIQEIIDTLKKVEQNTTSYSSAQDLIGYAENQISSLTSQ, encoded by the coding sequence ATGGTTTTTAAAAACTTTTTTAATAACAAAAAAGAAAAAAACAATATTGTTTTAGCACCACAAAAATCAGAACCAAAAACAAGATTAGAAGAACTAGAAGCAGAAATAATTGAGCCAAAAATTAAAGAAACTCCTCGACAAAAAACTAACAAAATTAAATCATCCTTACGACAATTTTTAATAACCTGTATTGGTGTTGGCATTCCCATCGGATTTTTGTATATTGCCAATTTGCCCTACACTGCCATTCGTCGCCCCGTGAATAACCATGCTCCCATTTTGCTTTTGCCTAGTCAAATAGTAGTAGAAAATAATTTTAAAAAAGCGCTGAATTTAACAGAACAAGCAGAACAATTAATTGATAATGCTACTGATTTTCCAGATCTCGAATTAGGTGCTCAAAGATTAGCAGAAGGTAAGATTTATTTAGACAGAATCCCTATTATTGCCCAAAATGAATTGATGGGTTATGGCGGTGGTTCTCGTGGTTTTTTTCGTTCTAGTTTTTCTGGTTCACGATTTATGAATATGCGCAGAAAAGTAGGAGAATTAGAGGCAAAAGTATTTCAAGGTAATAATGCTAGGGTCACTTTGGACAGATTAGAAACTGAATTAACAGCTATTAAAACCCAATATCAAAATAGCAATTCAGACACAGAAAAAAGGCAAATTATTCAACAATGGCGTACCATGCTCAATGAGTTTAATTTGATTTCTAATGCTACTTTTGCGGGAACTATTGCCCAACAAAAATTAGTTGCCCATCAAGCAGATTTTGAGGACGTTGTGGGTTTTTCTGCTAATAATGAACGGGCTTTGACTTTCATGGCTACTGCCCAAGATTTTGCTAATTTGGCTCAGGGGCGATCGCAAAGTCCTCCGTACACTGTCAGGGAGTGGTCAGAGATTGAGAGCCTTTGGCAAAATGCCATTAATGAATTAGGTAATATTCCCAGTACAGACTTAGAAGGCTATCGTCAAGCAAATCGTTTTATTGTGCAATATGAGGATAATTTACGGCAAGTAAGATTAAATAAAGAGAGAGAAAATGAGGCTTTATCTTATTTACAAAACGCTGAAAATATGATAAATAACTACCGAAGAAATAGTATAAATTTAGATGATTCTCCTAATAATGTTAACCGTCGCATTGTCCAAATTCAAGAAATAATAGATACCCTCAAAAAAGTAGAACAAAATACAACTTCCTACTCCTCTGCACAGGATTTAATCGGTTATGCTGAAAATCAAATCAGCAGTTTAACTTCTCAATAA